The Daucus carota subsp. sativus chromosome 2, DH1 v3.0, whole genome shotgun sequence genome includes a window with the following:
- the LOC108206618 gene encoding uncharacterized protein LOC108206618 isoform X1 gives MSKEAFCKLCDILVQSGGLRPTQRMSVEEQVARFLHIVGNDTRNRFISWIYRRASSTTTRSFHRVLRAIIRLEANYFEQPTGQKIPKEIAQKKRFHPYFKDCVGAIDETHVRVKVPNKDVPRYRGRKGYPTVNILGVCTFDLKFTYILTGWEGTASDSRVVKDALVREDKLLIPKGNTFIIIIYFCFTIYVIHLSFLIGRYYLVDKGLPHRTGLVAPYRGVRYHLKEYSTHPPENAKELFNLRLASLRNAIERAFDVLKRRFPIIRSTAEPFYSCETQSYIFLACYILHNYLLYEDRDKKIEEEVIEELLKATPGLEAQAPRELSEDSARAEGMRNSIANAMWNDYILQPDDEINMSN, from the exons ATGAGTAAGGAAGCGTTTTGCAAGTTATGTGATATTTTAGTACAAAGTGGTGGCCTTCGACCAACACAAAGGATgtcagttgaagaacaagtgGCTAGGTTTCTACATATAGTGGGGAATGATACAAGAAATCGTTTCATTTCATGGATATATCGACGCGCTTCGTCCACCACAACTAGAAGTTTTCACAGAGTTTTGAGAGCAATTATTAGGCTAGAAGCAAACTACTTTGAGCAGCCTACTGGacaaaaaattccaaaagaaatcgcacaaaaaaaaagatttcaCCCATATTTCAAG GATTGTGTTGGAGCCATCGACGAAACACATGTTCGTGTAAAAGTTCCTAATAAAGACGTTCCTAGGTATCGTGGTAGGAAGGGATATCCTACTGTAAATATTTTAGGTGTATGCACATTTGACCTGAAATTTACATACATCTTAACTGGCTGGGAGGGTACTGCATCTGACTCGAGGGTAGTAAAAGATGCACTTGTCAGAGAAGATAAATTACTTATTCCCAAAGGTAatacatttataattataatttatttttgttttactaTATATGTTATTCACCTATCTTTTCTTATAGGTAGATACTATTTAGTAGACAAAGGTCTTCCTCATAGAACTGGATTGGTTGCACCTTATAGAGGAGTTCGTTATCATCTAAAAGAATATTCTACTCATCCACCTGAAAATGCAAAAGAGTTGTTCAACCTTCGTCTTGCTTCATTACGAAATGCTATCGAACGGGCTTTTGACGTGTTAAAAAGAAGGTTTCCAATTATTAGAAGTACAGCTGAACCATTTTATTCATGTGAGAcgcaatcatatatatttttagcatgttatattttacacaattatttATTGTATGAAGATCGTGATaagaaaattgaagaagaaGTGATAGAAGAGCTTTTAAAGGCAACGCCTGGTTTAGAAGCTCAAGCTCCAAGAGAATTAAGTGAAGACAGTGCTAGAGCAGAAGGAATGAGAAATTCAATTGCAAATGCAATGtggaatgattatattttacaaCCAGATGATGAAATTAATATGTCAAATTAG
- the LOC108206618 gene encoding uncharacterized protein LOC108206618 isoform X2 yields the protein MSKEAFCKLCDILVQSGGLRPTQRMSVEEQVARFLHIVGNDTRNRFISWIYRRASSTTTRSFHRVLRAIIRLEANYFEQPTGQKIPKEIAQKKRFHPYFKDCVGAIDETHVRVKVPNKDVPRYRGRKGYPTVNILGVCTFDLKFTYILTGWEGTASDSRVVKDALVREDKLLIPKGRYYLVDKGLPHRTGLVAPYRGVRYHLKEYSTHPPENAKELFNLRLASLRNAIERAFDVLKRRFPIIRSTAEPFYSCETQSYIFLACYILHNYLLYEDRDKKIEEEVIEELLKATPGLEAQAPRELSEDSARAEGMRNSIANAMWNDYILQPDDEINMSN from the exons ATGAGTAAGGAAGCGTTTTGCAAGTTATGTGATATTTTAGTACAAAGTGGTGGCCTTCGACCAACACAAAGGATgtcagttgaagaacaagtgGCTAGGTTTCTACATATAGTGGGGAATGATACAAGAAATCGTTTCATTTCATGGATATATCGACGCGCTTCGTCCACCACAACTAGAAGTTTTCACAGAGTTTTGAGAGCAATTATTAGGCTAGAAGCAAACTACTTTGAGCAGCCTACTGGacaaaaaattccaaaagaaatcgcacaaaaaaaaagatttcaCCCATATTTCAAG GATTGTGTTGGAGCCATCGACGAAACACATGTTCGTGTAAAAGTTCCTAATAAAGACGTTCCTAGGTATCGTGGTAGGAAGGGATATCCTACTGTAAATATTTTAGGTGTATGCACATTTGACCTGAAATTTACATACATCTTAACTGGCTGGGAGGGTACTGCATCTGACTCGAGGGTAGTAAAAGATGCACTTGTCAGAGAAGATAAATTACTTATTCCCAAAG GTAGATACTATTTAGTAGACAAAGGTCTTCCTCATAGAACTGGATTGGTTGCACCTTATAGAGGAGTTCGTTATCATCTAAAAGAATATTCTACTCATCCACCTGAAAATGCAAAAGAGTTGTTCAACCTTCGTCTTGCTTCATTACGAAATGCTATCGAACGGGCTTTTGACGTGTTAAAAAGAAGGTTTCCAATTATTAGAAGTACAGCTGAACCATTTTATTCATGTGAGAcgcaatcatatatatttttagcatgttatattttacacaattatttATTGTATGAAGATCGTGATaagaaaattgaagaagaaGTGATAGAAGAGCTTTTAAAGGCAACGCCTGGTTTAGAAGCTCAAGCTCCAAGAGAATTAAGTGAAGACAGTGCTAGAGCAGAAGGAATGAGAAATTCAATTGCAAATGCAATGtggaatgattatattttacaaCCAGATGATGAAATTAATATGTCAAATTAG